The following is a genomic window from uncultured Draconibacterium sp..
ACTTTTTCCGAAATTGGCTTTCAAACTCACGTTTTCCCAGTTCTGATTAAAACCTACCGACCACGAAATGTTACTGAAGTTTCTCGATATATCCGGAGCACGCTGAAGATAATTCCAGACAGTATCTCCATCAATTTCCTCCGGACTCGGGAACCAGTCGGAATACGCTTCGCTGTTTATCCTTCCGTAATCGAAACGCACACCCGCCTGTAAAATACTGTTTGGAGTCAGATAATATTTCCCCAACACAAAGGCCCCCGCAGTAATTTGTGTGAACGATGGAATAATAAAACCACGTCCGCTAACTTTATTATCCTGAAGTTCTGTATTCAGTCCGCCCGTTACAGATAAATTAACAGCAGGTTTAAAAGAAACCTTTACATTACCGGAATACACATTTTTGTCAAACTGCCGTTCCAAATCCGATGGAAAAGACAATGAATCGGGCGAAACAGCAGGCATGTAGCCGTGGCTAACATACTGGCTACACTCCTCTCGAAAGTTGTTCTGAAAACCAAGCTCCATTTCCAAATCGAAGTTATTTCCGTGCCATTCACTTTTATTCGTGATTTTAAAATGGTTCACTTCCTGAAAAGGATACTGGATATCGCGGGCAGAACTGTCGTGCAACTCTGCGTCTACGTTGCGAGGTTCCAGCCCGTGCGCATTGGCAAAGAAACCACTTTTAGTATGTAGATTGCTAAGGAAAAAACGGGTTGAAAACCGTTTCCCGATGGCGCCAAACGAAAAGTGAAAATTCTGTTCGTTTCCGGCTGTGTTCCTGAGGTGATTCTTATACAAGGCGGCTTTATACGAGTAAATATCCACACTGTCGGTTGGTACGCGGTAGTCGGCAAAATCGAGTAAGGTAACACGCCCGGTAAAATAGAGCGCTTTCCGCCGGGCAAAGATATCGACAGAAGTTCCTAGCAAATTGTTATTGCTTTTCCCGGTTAAATCAACCGAACCACCAAATGAATTTTCTGCCGGAACATCCAACTGTTTAATATCGATAACGCCGCCAATGGCATCTGAACCATACATTAGTGATGCCGGGCCTTTTATCACTTCCACACGGTCAACTGCATATTGGTCAATTTCAAGTCCGTGGTCTTCACCCCACTGCTGGCCTTCGTGTTTTATCCCGTTTTCAGCTACTACAATCCGGTTAAAACTCAAGCCGCGAATAACAGGTTTCGACTGACCGGAGCCAATACCAATTGTACTTACACCGGGAAGCCTTTCCAGCGATTTCATCAAACTCCCTGAAAGGTTCATCTTTACAAAGCGGTCGTTCACAACTTCCACATTTCGCGAGTCTTCCCTGTTTTTTGTTTGCGCATAGTTATCTGCCACAACAACTTCATGTAAGGTCATTACCGAAGGCTGCATTTGTATGCGAATATCCTGCGAAACAGGAATTTCGATGGTATCAGTGAAGGTTTTATACCCAACAAAAGAAACATCGAGGATATAAACGCCCGTTTCCAACGCAGAGAAATGAAAGTTGCCGTTTGCATCCGTAACTGTTCCTGTTTTACCAGGAGTAATCACAACTGAAGCTCCGGGTAGCGCATGCCTGTTTTCATCGGAAACCGTTCCCGATAATTTATATAAATTCTGGCTGTTAACTGCTGTAAATAATGTAAGCACAGCAATAAAAGCCATACAAAGCTTTCTCATAAAACTTGTGTAATCAAAATTATAACTAAAATGGAGGAGAGATTGTGTTAAGATAAAAAAGGAGGTGCCCGCGGTGAAGTGTGAAGAATTATTTCACAAGGAAAAATATTCTGAGTTTTCTCAGGCTTCAACTCATTCAGAAGAATTTCAGTAAATGAGATATTGAATTCATCGGGCAGGTTGGTGACCGTAAATTCATATTCGCAAACATAACAATGTTCGTTATTTTGAACAACCGGGGTGCACGATTCTGCATCATGATGAAAACCGACAGAGCAATCGTGTTTGTGCCTGTGGTGCCCGATTATGTGAGCAGGCTGGTAAACTATTGGTAAAAGGAATACCAGTAAAAAAGAAACAGCGATATGTTTTCTTACTTTATACAATTCTTATTTCGAACTTTTACAGTTACTACACACACCTTTAATAATTATTTCGGTTTCGCTGGCTTCAAAGCCCTGCGGAACCTGAGGCTCCTCAACTGAAACATCATCAAGACAAATTACACTATCACATTGTTTACAATAAAAATGTGCATGGTTGTTTTTATGAGTAATGGAATTATCCAATGCATATTTCACTACCTGATTGTCCACCACAATTTTATGAATAATCCTTTTTTCGAGAAGCGTTTTGAACGAACGGTAAAAAGTTGTCCGGTCAAAATTACTGCTCAATTTATCCTTTATGTCATTTTCTGAAAGCGCATGCCCCGATTCAAGCATCATTGATAATATGCCTTCCCGGCAAGCGGTTCGCTTTAATTTATGTACTTGTAAAATCTCCAATGGTTCCATAAAACAAAGGTAAATGCAATATTGTTGCAAAAATAATTAAATAGTTATACAATATTGAATACTTGTGTGACTTTTAACAAAATAGACTCTTACTAACTAACCTATTTAATCTTTCGAACAAATTCAACATCGTCAACAATGTAAATCAAATGTTCTTCATCGGTGTTATTCAATCTTAACTTTCCTTTTATAGCGATATAATCGTCGGTTTTAAGCTTCCTGAATTTATCCATTTCATCTTTCTTGATGTTCATTTCAACTATTGTTTCAATACCCGCACCAGAACAAAAAAAGCACATGGATGAAGGAGCACGTGATAAGACGAAAATATAGCCTGTCATGTCGCCCGGAAGGTAAAATCCTTCAATGGCGATTTCTTTCCCATTGATTTCTTCCAGTTTATCACCAAATTTTGCCTTTGGCAACATGGCCTGATATTTCAAAGACAAGCGGTATTTTACTTTTACATCATTCAGAAACAAATCCCAAACAGTATCATTATCTAATTTTTGTCCGATACTGTTGAAAGAGAGAATACAAAATAGAATTACACCAATAAACTTCATTTGTTTAAATCTTGCTTAAAATAAAATGAATATCTGTTTTATACGCTTTAATAGCCGGGAACAGCGATGCCAGTGTCCCAACGACAAAACAATATACCAATAACAATAATTCTTTTCCGCTTATTGCCTGTATTCCCGAAAAGCTAATTGCTGATATTTGCGGCAATACCAGCCAAATTATCCTTGAAATAATGATTCCGGCCAGCCAGCCGCCCAACGATAAAATCGTTCCCTGAGAAAGCAGCAGAAACATTACTTTGATACGGGAAGCGCCGAGTGCTCTTAACAATGCTACTTCGTAAATACTTTGGTTGAGCGTGTTGGTTAAATGAATTAAAATATTCAAGCCGGAAATAACAATTATTATCCACGCCAGAATTTTAAATGTTTCTATTCCGTAGCCTAAGAAGCCCATCAAACGGTTTAATTCGAGTGCCGGAGACGCAGCCTGCATATTTGTATTTTCGTTGATAATACGTGGCAAAGATGCAATGGCTATCGGACTGCGCGCAAATACCAAAAGTGCTGTAATCTCACTTGACGGGTCATCGTCTGATTCCTGAAGAATTCCTTTATAATCGTTGTATGCCCGAAGCTCTTCTTTTGAAATATCTTGTTGATGTTCAATTTTGTACAGCGCCGAATCAAGCAAAGCACTATGAACATGTTCTTTTTGTGAATGTTCGTGATGATGATGTTCTTCCTCCTCTTCCACATGCTCGTCGTGGTGATGTTCTTTTGCTTCTGCTTCTTCATGATGATGCTCTTCGTCTTTTTCTGCTCCCTCATGGTGGTGGTGATGCGCATGTACTTCCCAAACGCTTTCAACAGGAGTAAGAATAAGCCGGTTGGTCACTTTTTCATTTGGAGCCATTATCCCAACAACAGTATATTTATCTTCATCATGATGGTGGCCTGATTCGGTAAAGCCATGAACGCCTGTAAACAAATCGCCAATTTTCAAACCTGTTTTATCGGCAACCTCAGCACTAATTACTACATCCATCGGTTTTGAAAACCACTTTCCTTCCTTCAGTTTACATTCATATAAATCGGGATACGATTGTTCTGTTCCTACAATGCGGTAACCTTTGTAGTTATCTCCCAAAGCCAGCGGAATGGCACTTTTTACCATTGGGTTTGATTTTATTTTGTTGGCTTCTTCCAAACTAATATTTCCGGTAGGAACGTCGGCCTGAAAAACAGAAGAAAGTATTAATTGCAACGGGCTTCCTTTGGCTCCAACAACCAAATCTACACCAGCAATATTTTGCCGAAAGTTCTGTTCAAAACGCTTTTCAAACCGGAATATCAGCGAAATAATGGTAACTCCTATGGCAAATAACAGCAAGCTTAAAAATGTATTGAAAGGTTTAGCGGTTAATTTTGCGATACTTAATTTGAATATATTCATTTTCGCGATGGTTTTAAGTAAAGAATATTCCCGAATTGTTTTTTGATTCGGGAATCGTGCGTTGCAATTAACAATGTAAGTTTATGCTCCGACGAAACTTTCTGCAAAAGCGTAATAAACCGCGTGCAATTGTTATCGTCGAGGCTTGAAGTTGGCTCATCGGCAAACAAAGCCAGGGGTTTATTTACCAGCGAGCGGGCCACCGAAAAACGCTGAAGTTCGCCCTGACTTAGTTCCGAAGGATATTTATTCACCAATTTCGCTATTTCCAACTGCTCTGTTAACTGGGAAACATAATCCGGGTCTTTTGCCCCGCCTGCCAGCGTTTGGGCTATCAGCAAATTCTTATTCATACTGATGTCTTCAATAAACAAGTGCTTCTGGAAAATAAATCCAAAGTTTCTTCCACGAAATTCATCCAACTTGTTTTGCTTCAGTTTGCAAATGTTAGTATTGTCAACTACTATTTCTCCTGAAGAAGGAGACAATATTCCCGCAAGCAAATGAAGCAAGGTAGTTTTTCCTGAGCCGGAGTCGCCAATCATTGCCATTTGTTCGCCCGAGGCCATTTCCAAATCAGGAAAATCCATCTCATTACCTCGCTTGTATTTAAACTTTAAATTCTTGGTTTTTATCATTTTGTATGATTTAAGATTGTATAAACAGGATGAGTTGTTTCGTGCGTATGCGTATGCGAATGGCTGCCGCTTAATGAGTGCATTAATATAAGTCCCAAAAAAATAAATGCAAATTGGATTACATTTTTACGAATGGATTTCTCTTTATTAATTTCAGGGACAAGGCTACTACCCGCAAGATAAATAAAGCCACCGGCAGCTACTGGCAAAACATACACTGAGAGCGAACTGATAATTGAACCTGCCCACAAGGTTACAACCGCGCCGGCAATTGCTGTTATTGCCGACAGAAAATTAAACCACAATGCTTTTTTTCGTTTAAAACCTGCGTGAATTAACACCCCAAAATCACTGATTTCCTGCGGAATTTCGTGCAAAATTACTGCCAGTGTTGTAGTTATACCAATTTCGGGAGAAGTCATCCACCCGGCAGCGATTAAAATACCGTCAGTAAAATTATGCAGTCCGTCGGTAACCAAACTAATGTAGCCAAGGGGCATGATTTTAGTATCATTTTTAATTTTGTGATTATGGTTTACATGAACAACTTTCTCAATTCCCAGCATCACTAAAAATCCGGCCATTACGAGCATTCCAACCATTTTTCCATCATGAAAAATATGAAATGATTCGGGTAATAAAACGAAAAACGAATTTCCAAACAATGTTCCAATTGCGAAACTAATCAGGCTGAAAACAATAAACTCAGTTTTTATTCCTTTTAATGCTACGATTACAATTCCTGATAATGACAAAATACTTACCAGCACTGTGCTGGCTATTGCTGATATCCAAATTTCCACTTTCTGATTTTTTAAAATTCTAAACAGGCCACTGGTCTATAAACTCGTGTGTTTTTGTTTCCATTCCGAGAATTTCTTCTTCGGTACACAAACATTCTTCCAGGTCTGCCCGTATTGCTTCCTCGTCCATGTTTTGTCCAATTAGAACCAATTCGGTTTGACGGTCGCCAAAACGTTTGTCCCATTTTCCCATAATGTATTCTTCATTTTGCTGAAAAGCGGGATGTTGGTTGCGTTCCAGTGTACTTAACGAAGCCCACCAAACACCAGCGCGGTCGGCTTTTATTGAACCACCGGCCTGACTCCAGCTAAAAGCAGCTTCCGGACGCGAAGCCATCCAAAACAAACCTTTACTCCGAATAATGGATAAATCCCAACCTTCGTTAAGGTATTTCCAGAAACGTGCCGGATGAAAAGGGCGTTTCTCCCTGTAAACGAAAGATGCAATTCCGTACTCTTCAGTTTCCGGTACGTGTTCCTCTTCCAATTCTTTTATCCAGCCAGCCGATGTGGACGCCTCGTAAAAATCGAATTTCCCGGTATTTACTATTTCGCTAATTTCAACTTTCCCGTGTGAAGAAGTAAGTATTTTTGCTCCGGGATTCAATTTATGAAGCACACTTTTTAGCTCTTTCAATTTTCCCGGACTAACCAAATCTACCTTATTTATAATAATGACGTTAGCAAATTCCACCTGGTCTGTCAGAAGATTCACGATGGTCCTTTCGTCGTTCGGATCATCATCATTCATTTCGCGATCTCCGATGGTATCCAAACTACCAAAATCCTTTTCAAAATTAAGTGCATCAACTACGGTTACCATGGTATCAATTTTTGCCCACTTTGTTAAATCAATACCCAAATCTTCAAAAGGATAAGTAAATGTTTGGGCGATTGGCACCGGCTCGGCAATTCCGGTTCCTTCAATTAACAAATAATCAAAGCGCCCCTGACTGGTTAGTTTTTCAACCTCTTTAACCAGGTCTTCACGCAGCGTACAGCAAATGCAGCCGTTGCTCATTTCAACCAATTTTTCTTCGGTGCGTGAAAGCACATTTTCATTTTCAACCAATTGCGCATCAATATTGACTTCGCTCATATCGTTCACAATAACAGCCGCTTTCAGTCCATTTTTATTGTGCAGGATGTGATTTAACAAGGTTGTTTTTCCGGCTCCAAGAAAACCGCTTAAAACTGTAACAGGCAATTTATTTGCATTCATATATTTTCGAATTTGAGTTAATTAATATTTTTTAATAGTTGTGCCTTATTAACACTTCCCTTCATCCATAAAAGCCAGTTTAACGAGGCAAGCATACATATATTGGCAAAACCCAGGTAAAACAGCCACAAAGGAGTTCCAAACAAATAAATCATGGGTATCCAATAACTGAAAATGCTCCAAAATGATGACATGCAAATTGGACATTGAATAATTGGTTTTCTCAGGTATTTGTTAACAATGAACACTTCATCTGTTTTATACAATCGAAATGAACCATCTTCGTTTTGGTCAATTAAAATCTTTGGGTCAAGTTGATACAATGTATTTTCAAGCATTTCGGGTGTCGCAACATCGCCCTGATTGCTCACCCTGATAATTTCGCCGTCAACCAAGAAGTCAAAGTCAGGCCTCACACGTTTAAGCTGTTTTAATAAAATTTCCAACTGTAACCCGATGTAGTAAACAGGCACTTGTTTTGTTCTTGTCAGAAATTTGAAAAGCGGGTATAACAGCATCTCGCTGTCTTTATCTTTTCCGTTGGGAAGCTTCTCTGTTCCGCCGTCGGCAGCTATTCTCACACCAAGAATAAATAGCGATTGTAATAATACATAGCCAACCATCGCTACAACTGCTAAAAATAAATTCTGAAATTCCATATATTAAAAGAGTTTTGTTTTTAAACTATATTTTCACTTATAACATTAGCTGTAACATCATCTCTTAAGTCACTTTTGCGATTTGTTGTTGAATAATATTTAGTTATAGGGTTCTTCTACAGGAGTTTCCAGAAGTTGATAAAGATTATCCTCAAGTTTGTCGTAATCTAATTTTTTTCCAATGAAAACGAGCTTGCTGAAACGGGTTTCGTTTCCCCATTCTGCTCCGGGTTCAATCATATAATTACTTCTAACCGCTTGGAAAACCTTCTTCTGTGGTATATCTTTAAAACTAACAATCCCTTTTATTCTGTAAACAGTATTTTGATTAAAGAACAGAAAGTTCTGTATCCAAAGGTTGAACTTTTTCATATCAAAACTTCCGGGAATAATGAACCCAAATGATTTAATATTGTGTTTATGCTGATGATGTACCGGCTTCGTTAAAAATGAAGATTGATTAACAAATGAATTGCCAAAAACCGATACATTTTGAAATGAGATAGTTGATTCCTCGATGTTTTTTGCAGTGAAAGCTTTTAAGTTTAATAAATTCATTGTATCAACTTTGGCGTATTTTACCGGATAAATCGAGGCCATAGGGTTTATGCCACCAATTAGCTTTTCAAGTTCTTTCAGATATCCAGACTGAACGATATCTGCTTTATTTAAAAGCACAACATCGGCCAAAGCCAGTTGCTTTCTAACTTCAGGTTCTTCATCTATTAAGTCTTCCATATTTGCACAATCGGCAAGGCAAATAACGCTGTCGATTCTAAAATGCAACTGAATACTTTCTGACGAAAGGAATGCTTGAATAATTGAATCGGGGTCAGCTATTCCGGTGGTTTCAATCAGGAGGTGATTAAATTCGTATTGACTGTCTAGCAGTTTCTCAATAGTTTCATAAAATCCCTCGTTCAGCGAACAACAAATGCAGCCATTTGAGAGTTCAAAAATATTCTCATCAGAACCTACAATCAAGCCGCCATCAATACCAATTTCGCCAAATTCATTCTCAATAATGGCAAACTTCTTTTTCGGGTATTGCTTTATTAAGTTATTCAGAAGTGTTGTTTTTCCGGCACCCAAAAAGCCTGTAATAATTGTTACCAGGATTCTTCCGTCTTCCATTGTTTAATTTTCTCGTTTTCAAAAAATAAATCACAAATGCTCCCATGTGCTATTTGCAATAATGTTGCAAATATATAAAACACTTTTTAAATGCATCATTGTTGCAAGTAAATATTAAACTAATAATCGGAAAACGTTTATTTATTATTAAAAAAGGAGCATTCGGACGTAACTAACGCCTACCAGTGTGCAAACTCGAAATTATTTAATTGATTCTCAATTCCCCATAAGGCCTTTCTGAAAACAAACACCTGCGTTTTTTAATAAAATGTTAATAATAATCAGAGTTGTTTATACTTTATTTTTACAATTTTTGAACTTAAAATTCAATATAGAAAAATGAAACGTCGAAATTTTTTGCAAGCAGGAACGCTGGCTGCTTTAACCGGAGCTTTTGCTTCACCAGCAATTCTAACAGGATGTAACGAAGTTGATAGTAAAAAACGACAAAATCAGGCCAAAAATATCATTTTCATGGTGAGTGATGGAATGAGCATCGGAACTCCGGTGATGGCTGATTTGCTTCTTCAAAGAAAGACAGGAACCGGAAGTTGCTGGATAGATTTATATAAGACAGGAAAAGCAAATCGGGCTTTTATGGATACTGCTTCTGCCGATT
Proteins encoded in this region:
- a CDS encoding TonB-dependent receptor; this translates as MRKLCMAFIAVLTLFTAVNSQNLYKLSGTVSDENRHALPGASVVITPGKTGTVTDANGNFHFSALETGVYILDVSFVGYKTFTDTIEIPVSQDIRIQMQPSVMTLHEVVVADNYAQTKNREDSRNVEVVNDRFVKMNLSGSLMKSLERLPGVSTIGIGSGQSKPVIRGLSFNRIVVAENGIKHEGQQWGEDHGLEIDQYAVDRVEVIKGPASLMYGSDAIGGVIDIKQLDVPAENSFGGSVDLTGKSNNNLLGTSVDIFARRKALYFTGRVTLLDFADYRVPTDSVDIYSYKAALYKNHLRNTAGNEQNFHFSFGAIGKRFSTRFFLSNLHTKSGFFANAHGLEPRNVDAELHDSSARDIQYPFQEVNHFKITNKSEWHGNNFDLEMELGFQNNFREECSQYVSHGYMPAVSPDSLSFPSDLERQFDKNVYSGNVKVSFKPAVNLSVTGGLNTELQDNKVSGRGFIIPSFTQITAGAFVLGKYYLTPNSILQAGVRFDYGRINSEAYSDWFPSPEEIDGDTVWNYLQRAPDISRNFSNISWSVGFNQNWENVSLKANFGKSFRMPIAKELAANGVNYHRFSYEVGDPDLSPEVSYQLDLGAEYNSADFAVGVSPFLNYFPNYIFLNPTSEHDRLYGNGNQVFYYTQSKVMRLGGEIHSHYKLLKPLVIGVIGEYLHSEQLSGDKDGFTLPFSPPASLLFNLKYSPENTGKIKKTYLSVDYKLVASQNRIVPPEEKTEGYQLVNMSLGGEVNVGNESFAVAFQVQNVFNQKYFNHTSYYRLINVPEAGRNFVLNVSIPFSKNIK
- a CDS encoding transcriptional repressor yields the protein MEPLEILQVHKLKRTACREGILSMMLESGHALSENDIKDKLSSNFDRTTFYRSFKTLLEKRIIHKIVVDNQVVKYALDNSITHKNNHAHFYCKQCDSVICLDDVSVEEPQVPQGFEASETEIIIKGVCSNCKSSK
- a CDS encoding ABC transporter permease; translated protein: MNIFKLSIAKLTAKPFNTFLSLLLFAIGVTIISLIFRFEKRFEQNFRQNIAGVDLVVGAKGSPLQLILSSVFQADVPTGNISLEEANKIKSNPMVKSAIPLALGDNYKGYRIVGTEQSYPDLYECKLKEGKWFSKPMDVVISAEVADKTGLKIGDLFTGVHGFTESGHHHDEDKYTVVGIMAPNEKVTNRLILTPVESVWEVHAHHHHHEGAEKDEEHHHEEAEAKEHHHDEHVEEEEEHHHHEHSQKEHVHSALLDSALYKIEHQQDISKEELRAYNDYKGILQESDDDPSSEITALLVFARSPIAIASLPRIINENTNMQAASPALELNRLMGFLGYGIETFKILAWIIIVISGLNILIHLTNTLNQSIYEVALLRALGASRIKVMFLLLSQGTILSLGGWLAGIIISRIIWLVLPQISAISFSGIQAISGKELLLLVYCFVVGTLASLFPAIKAYKTDIHFILSKI
- a CDS encoding ATP-binding cassette domain-containing protein; amino-acid sequence: MIKTKNLKFKYKRGNEMDFPDLEMASGEQMAMIGDSGSGKTTLLHLLAGILSPSSGEIVVDNTNICKLKQNKLDEFRGRNFGFIFQKHLFIEDISMNKNLLIAQTLAGGAKDPDYVSQLTEQLEIAKLVNKYPSELSQGELQRFSVARSLVNKPLALFADEPTSSLDDNNCTRFITLLQKVSSEHKLTLLIATHDSRIKKQFGNILYLKPSRK
- a CDS encoding ZIP family metal transporter; its protein translation is MEIWISAIASTVLVSILSLSGIVIVALKGIKTEFIVFSLISFAIGTLFGNSFFVLLPESFHIFHDGKMVGMLVMAGFLVMLGIEKVVHVNHNHKIKNDTKIMPLGYISLVTDGLHNFTDGILIAAGWMTSPEIGITTTLAVILHEIPQEISDFGVLIHAGFKRKKALWFNFLSAITAIAGAVVTLWAGSIISSLSVYVLPVAAGGFIYLAGSSLVPEINKEKSIRKNVIQFAFIFLGLILMHSLSGSHSHTHTHETTHPVYTILNHTK
- a CDS encoding GTP-binding protein; the encoded protein is MNANKLPVTVLSGFLGAGKTTLLNHILHNKNGLKAAVIVNDMSEVNIDAQLVENENVLSRTEEKLVEMSNGCICCTLREDLVKEVEKLTSQGRFDYLLIEGTGIAEPVPIAQTFTYPFEDLGIDLTKWAKIDTMVTVVDALNFEKDFGSLDTIGDREMNDDDPNDERTIVNLLTDQVEFANVIIINKVDLVSPGKLKELKSVLHKLNPGAKILTSSHGKVEISEIVNTGKFDFYEASTSAGWIKELEEEHVPETEEYGIASFVYREKRPFHPARFWKYLNEGWDLSIIRSKGLFWMASRPEAAFSWSQAGGSIKADRAGVWWASLSTLERNQHPAFQQNEEYIMGKWDKRFGDRQTELVLIGQNMDEEAIRADLEECLCTEEEILGMETKTHEFIDQWPV
- a CDS encoding GTP-binding protein encodes the protein MEDGRILVTIITGFLGAGKTTLLNNLIKQYPKKKFAIIENEFGEIGIDGGLIVGSDENIFELSNGCICCSLNEGFYETIEKLLDSQYEFNHLLIETTGIADPDSIIQAFLSSESIQLHFRIDSVICLADCANMEDLIDEEPEVRKQLALADVVLLNKADIVQSGYLKELEKLIGGINPMASIYPVKYAKVDTMNLLNLKAFTAKNIEESTISFQNVSVFGNSFVNQSSFLTKPVHHQHKHNIKSFGFIIPGSFDMKKFNLWIQNFLFFNQNTVYRIKGIVSFKDIPQKKVFQAVRSNYMIEPGAEWGNETRFSKLVFIGKKLDYDKLEDNLYQLLETPVEEPYN